A genome region from Pseudomonas pergaminensis includes the following:
- a CDS encoding AMP-binding protein produces the protein MNAVSLEHTERIWLNAYLPGVPADIEAGIEDYPSLREVFLEHLEKFRERVAYVSIGTEMTYADWQVQGYAFAAWLQGQGVKKGDRVALMMPNCLQYPICLLGTILAGAVVVNVNPLYTSHELKHLLKDSGAETVVIFENFAQTLEKVITGSSVKRVVIAAIGDLLGTFKGAAMNFILRRVQKQVPAFNLRGSIRFNQALKQGRGLNHFPVEMHLDDLAFLQYTGGTTGDAKGVMLSHRNIIANLLQAKAWVGDQLDQDKQETNVTLLPLYHIFSLTVNCLMFMCLGGRNILIANPRDVKRVQMILRKERFNGIAGVNTLFNGLLENKEFCARDFSDLRMVIAGGMATHTAVAKRWKEVTGLPIIEGYGLTECSPVVSISPINIARMREMEFTGSIGVPLPSTWVRFVREDGELADIGEQGELQVRGPQVMQGYWKRPEATAEVLDAEGWLSTGDIGVMDERGYIRLVDRKKDMILVSGFNVYPNEIEDVVALHPGVGEVAAIGVEDGVTGEKVKIIVVRKDPNLTQEQILAHCREYLTGYKVPRYVEFRTTELPKTTVGKVLRRALR, from the coding sequence ATGAACGCTGTAAGCCTGGAACATACCGAACGGATCTGGTTGAACGCTTACCTGCCTGGCGTCCCGGCGGATATCGAGGCCGGCATCGAGGACTACCCGTCGCTGCGCGAGGTGTTCCTGGAGCACCTGGAGAAGTTTCGCGAGCGGGTGGCCTACGTCAGCATCGGCACCGAAATGACCTACGCCGACTGGCAGGTGCAAGGCTATGCCTTCGCCGCCTGGCTGCAGGGGCAGGGCGTCAAGAAGGGCGATCGCGTGGCGCTGATGATGCCCAATTGCTTGCAGTACCCGATCTGCCTGCTGGGTACGATCCTGGCCGGCGCGGTGGTGGTCAACGTCAACCCGTTGTACACCTCCCATGAACTCAAGCATTTGCTCAAGGACAGCGGCGCAGAAACCGTGGTGATCTTCGAGAACTTCGCGCAGACCCTGGAGAAAGTCATCACTGGCAGCAGCGTCAAGCGCGTGGTGATCGCCGCCATCGGTGACCTGTTGGGTACCTTCAAGGGCGCGGCGATGAACTTTATCCTGCGTCGCGTGCAAAAACAGGTGCCCGCGTTCAATTTGCGCGGTTCGATACGCTTCAACCAGGCGTTGAAACAGGGCCGTGGGCTTAACCATTTCCCTGTGGAGATGCACCTCGACGACCTGGCTTTTTTGCAATACACCGGCGGTACCACCGGCGACGCCAAGGGTGTGATGCTCAGCCACCGCAATATCATCGCCAACCTGTTGCAAGCCAAGGCCTGGGTTGGCGACCAACTGGACCAGGACAAGCAGGAAACCAACGTCACCTTGCTGCCGCTGTATCACATCTTTTCGCTGACGGTGAATTGCCTGATGTTCATGTGCCTGGGCGGGCGCAACATCCTGATCGCCAACCCGCGGGACGTGAAGCGCGTGCAGATGATCCTGCGCAAGGAACGCTTCAATGGGATTGCCGGGGTCAACACCTTGTTCAACGGCCTGCTCGAGAACAAGGAGTTCTGCGCACGGGACTTTTCCGACCTGCGCATGGTGATCGCGGGCGGCATGGCCACGCACACGGCGGTAGCCAAGCGCTGGAAGGAAGTCACCGGGCTGCCGATCATAGAGGGCTACGGCCTGACCGAATGTTCACCGGTAGTGAGCATCAGCCCGATCAACATTGCGCGCATGCGCGAGATGGAATTCACCGGCAGCATCGGTGTGCCGTTGCCGTCGACCTGGGTACGTTTTGTGCGCGAAGACGGCGAGCTGGCCGACATTGGCGAGCAGGGCGAACTGCAGGTGCGTGGGCCGCAGGTGATGCAGGGCTACTGGAAGCGCCCGGAGGCCACCGCCGAAGTCCTGGATGCAGAAGGGTGGTTGTCGACCGGTGATATCGGCGTGATGGACGAGCGTGGTTACATTCGCCTGGTGGACCGCAAGAAGGACATGATCCTGGTCTCGGGTTTCAACGTGTACCCCAATGAAATCGAAGACGTGGTGGCGCTGCACCCTGGGGTAGGGGAAGTGGCGGCGATTGGGGTGGAAGATGGCGTGACCGGGGAGAAAGTGAAGATCATCGTGGTGCGCAAGGACCCGAACCTGACCCAGGAGCAGATCCTGGCGCATTGCCGCGAGTATCTGACAGGGTACAAGGTGCCCCGGTATGTGGAGTTCCGCACCACCGAGCTGCCCAAGACCACGGTCGGTAAAGTGCTGCGCAGGGCTTTGCGCTAG
- a CDS encoding acetyl-CoA C-acetyltransferase: MSDYSFNPAPVRRVAIIGGNRIPFARSNTVYAHDSNQDLLVAALQGLVDRYNLHGQRLGEFAAGAVIKHSRDFNLARESLLSTTLSPYTPAYDVQQACGTGLEAALLVANKIALGQIDVGIAGGSDTTSDAPIGINESLRHTLLAANRAKGMGAKLQALFKVRPSMFFKPLLPRNGEPRTGLSMGEHCEEMAKRWQIKRLAQDELTLTSHQRLDAAYKRGFFDDLISPHRGLARDNNLRADASLEKLAGLSPAYDRQNGTLTAGNSTPLTDGASVVLLASEEWAAAHGWPVLAYLRTGETAAVNFVDGTEGLLMAPAYAVPRMLKREGLSFDDFDFFEIHEAFAAQVLCTLKAWEDADYCRERLGLDAPLGAIDRAKMNVNGGSLGCGHPFAATGGRQLAALAKIIHENGGGRGLISICAAGGLGITAIVEK, translated from the coding sequence ATGAGTGACTACAGCTTCAACCCGGCCCCGGTTCGTCGCGTCGCGATTATCGGCGGCAACCGCATCCCGTTTGCTCGCTCCAACACGGTGTACGCCCACGACAGCAACCAGGACCTGCTGGTCGCCGCCCTGCAGGGCCTGGTCGACCGCTACAACCTGCACGGCCAACGCCTGGGCGAATTCGCCGCTGGGGCGGTGATCAAGCATTCGCGGGACTTCAACCTGGCGCGCGAGTCATTGCTGTCCACCACCTTGTCGCCGTACACGCCTGCCTACGATGTGCAGCAAGCCTGCGGCACCGGCCTGGAAGCGGCCTTGCTGGTAGCGAACAAGATTGCCCTGGGTCAGATCGACGTAGGCATCGCCGGCGGTTCCGACACCACCTCCGACGCACCGATCGGCATCAACGAATCCCTGCGCCACACGTTGCTCGCGGCCAACCGCGCCAAGGGCATGGGCGCAAAGTTGCAGGCGCTGTTCAAGGTGCGGCCATCGATGTTTTTCAAACCATTGCTGCCGCGCAATGGCGAGCCGCGCACCGGTTTATCCATGGGCGAACACTGCGAAGAAATGGCCAAGCGCTGGCAGATCAAGCGCCTGGCCCAGGATGAACTGACCCTCACCAGCCATCAACGCCTGGACGCGGCCTACAAGCGCGGTTTCTTCGATGACCTGATCAGCCCCCATCGCGGCCTGGCTCGGGACAATAACCTGCGCGCCGACGCGAGCCTGGAGAAACTCGCCGGCCTGTCCCCAGCCTACGACCGGCAAAACGGCACGCTCACTGCGGGCAATTCAACACCGCTGACCGATGGCGCCTCGGTGGTGCTGCTGGCCAGCGAGGAATGGGCGGCCGCGCACGGCTGGCCGGTGCTGGCCTATCTGCGTACCGGCGAAACGGCGGCGGTGAATTTCGTCGATGGCACCGAGGGCCTGCTGATGGCTCCGGCCTATGCGGTGCCGCGCATGCTCAAGCGCGAAGGGCTGAGCTTCGATGACTTCGATTTCTTCGAGATCCACGAAGCCTTCGCCGCCCAGGTGCTGTGCACGCTCAAGGCGTGGGAAGACGCCGATTATTGCCGCGAGCGCCTAGGCTTGGATGCACCGCTGGGCGCCATCGACCGCGCCAAGATGAACGTCAACGGTGGCTCACTCGGTTGCGGCCATCCCTTCGCCGCCACTGGTGGCCGGCAATTGGCGGCGTTGGCCAAGATCATCCATGAGAACGGCGGCGGGCGCGGCTTGATTTCCATCTGCGCGGCGGGCGGGCTGGGCATTACCGCTATCGTCGAAAAGTAG
- a CDS encoding MaoC/PaaZ C-terminal domain-containing protein has translation MDYVTQIIDPPPSRTRLLLDGVRALRKPKLDGAPVLPKERLVRSAAQLSAADIEAYGRACGFRREQGVPLSYPHVLAFPLHLMLLTRPSFPYPASGMVHLANRIRQHQRLHPGQALRLEVYGERWVAHPKGQALSIATRAYGADTLVWESDSLYLRRDVKDPVGEPWDDVLPLQEDGLLRTQRWVLPADLGRRFAKVSGDFNPIHTSVIGAKLFGFRRAIAHGMWTLGRALAAQQPPGGLDQAEAHCDFKLPIFLPGQVALWSHPVTGPRREFEVRNFAGDKPHMRGLFIWKESVE, from the coding sequence ATGGACTACGTGACGCAGATCATTGACCCGCCGCCATCACGCACGCGCTTGCTGCTCGATGGCGTACGCGCCTTGCGCAAACCCAAGCTCGACGGTGCGCCCGTACTGCCCAAGGAACGCCTGGTGCGCTCGGCGGCGCAGTTGTCTGCCGCTGATATTGAAGCCTATGGCCGCGCCTGTGGTTTTCGCCGCGAGCAGGGCGTGCCGTTGTCCTACCCCCACGTGCTGGCGTTCCCATTGCACCTGATGCTGCTGACGCGGCCGAGCTTCCCGTATCCGGCCAGCGGCATGGTGCACCTGGCCAATCGCATTCGTCAGCACCAGCGCTTGCACCCAGGCCAGGCGTTGCGGCTGGAAGTGTATGGCGAGCGCTGGGTTGCCCATCCCAAGGGCCAGGCGCTGAGCATCGCCACCCGTGCGTACGGCGCCGACACACTGGTGTGGGAAAGCGACAGCCTGTACCTGCGCCGGGACGTCAAGGACCCGGTGGGTGAACCGTGGGACGACGTATTGCCGCTGCAGGAAGACGGTTTGCTGCGTACCCAGCGCTGGGTGTTGCCGGCTGACTTGGGCCGGCGCTTTGCCAAGGTGTCAGGGGATTTCAACCCGATTCACACCTCGGTGATTGGCGCCAAGCTCTTCGGTTTTCGCCGCGCCATAGCCCACGGCATGTGGACCCTGGGGCGCGCACTCGCCGCGCAGCAACCGCCCGGCGGGCTGGACCAGGCCGAGGCGCATTGTGACTTCAAGTTGCCGATCTTCCTGCCTGGCCAGGTTGCTCTTTGGAGTCACCCGGTGACCGGTCCGCGCCGCGAATTCGAAGTGCGCAATTTCGCCGGTGACAAACCCCACATGCGCGGACTATTCATCTGGAAAGAGAGCGTGGAATGA
- a CDS encoding 3-oxoacyl-ACP reductase — protein MSDSYLSFVNSPWGRRLAQAVGLPQPLPLQRHRSGQQGLVNPVIVAGAGRLAVEVQRVFAATDTVIATPATLKAPSTVKVQGAVFDASAVTDPHQLDELYVFFHANAKRIGHHGRVMVLGTAPEHCQDLPQAIAQRALEGLVRSLAKELRRAITVQLVYVAPGAEAALDSSLQFFLSRRSAYVSGQVIRLEAPVDGQVSVNWDKPFAGRRALVTGASRGIGLAIAQVLARDGAHVVCVDVPQAQALLQQAAESVGGSALPLDITATDAASLLQAHVSQYGAFDVVVHNAGITRDKTIAKMTEDAWRSVLAVNLEAPLQLSHALLDSQGLNSGGRIVCVSSISGIAGNLGQSNYATSKAGVIGLVQGLAPRAAAQHVTVNAVAPGFIETQMTAKIPLMIREAGRRMNSMSQGGQPIDVAETIAWLAHPASGGVNGQVIRVCGQSLLGA, from the coding sequence ATGAGTGACAGCTACCTTTCGTTCGTCAATTCCCCCTGGGGTCGGCGCCTGGCCCAGGCCGTCGGCTTGCCGCAGCCCTTGCCGCTGCAACGCCATCGCAGCGGCCAGCAAGGGCTGGTCAACCCGGTGATCGTCGCCGGGGCAGGGCGCCTGGCCGTCGAGGTGCAGCGGGTGTTCGCGGCCACCGACACCGTCATCGCCACGCCGGCCACGCTTAAGGCGCCGTCCACGGTCAAGGTGCAGGGCGCGGTGTTTGATGCGAGTGCCGTGACCGACCCGCACCAATTGGATGAGCTGTATGTGTTCTTCCACGCCAATGCCAAGCGCATTGGCCACCATGGCCGCGTGATGGTGCTCGGCACCGCGCCGGAACACTGCCAGGACTTGCCCCAGGCCATCGCCCAGCGCGCCCTTGAAGGCTTGGTGCGTTCGCTGGCCAAGGAGTTGCGGCGCGCGATCACCGTGCAGTTGGTCTACGTGGCCCCCGGCGCCGAAGCCGCGCTGGACAGCAGCCTGCAGTTCTTCCTGTCGCGCCGCTCGGCCTATGTCTCGGGGCAGGTGATCCGCCTGGAGGCACCGGTGGACGGCCAGGTCAGCGTCAATTGGGACAAACCCTTCGCCGGCCGTCGCGCGCTGGTCACCGGCGCTTCCCGTGGTATCGGCCTGGCGATTGCCCAGGTGTTGGCACGGGACGGCGCCCATGTGGTGTGCGTGGACGTGCCCCAGGCCCAGGCGTTGCTGCAACAGGCCGCGGAAAGTGTCGGCGGCTCGGCGCTGCCGCTGGACATCACCGCAACCGATGCAGCCTCGCTGTTGCAGGCCCACGTCAGCCAATACGGGGCCTTCGATGTGGTGGTGCATAACGCCGGCATCACCCGTGACAAGACCATCGCCAAGATGACCGAGGATGCCTGGCGCAGTGTGCTGGCCGTGAACTTAGAGGCGCCGTTGCAACTCAGCCATGCACTGCTGGACAGCCAGGGCCTGAACTCCGGCGGGCGCATCGTCTGCGTGTCGTCGATTTCCGGCATCGCCGGCAACCTTGGGCAGAGCAATTACGCCACCTCCAAGGCTGGCGTGATCGGCCTGGTGCAGGGCCTGGCACCGCGAGCGGCGGCGCAGCACGTCACGGTGAATGCAGTGGCACCCGGGTTTATCGAGACGCAGATGACCGCGAAAATCCCGCTGATGATCCGCGAAGCCGGGCGGCGCATGAACTCGATGTCCCAGGGCGGGCAACCTATCGATGTGGCCGAGACCATTGCCTGGCTGGCACACCCGGCGTCAGGCGGGGTCAACGGCCAGGTCATCCGTGTGTGCGGCCAAAGCCTGCTGGGAGCCTGA
- a CDS encoding acyl-CoA dehydrogenase, translated as MIIWLLVGFAAAIALAYRQAAAIHWLGAGLIWLAAGYLFNVVAGFGMSVAALLVVLPAAMMTIKPLRRTLLTSKALGLFRTIMPAMSDTERAAIESGTVWWDAELFSGKPNWQRLLQAAPASLSAEEQAFLDNEVETLCDIANDWETTQVWQDMSPEGWQYTKDAGFLGMIIPKQYGGKGFSHYAHSQVVMKLSTRCSAAAISVMVPNSLGPAELLLHYGTDAQRNYYLPRLARGEDIPCFALTSPYAGSDAGAIPDLGIVCKGTHEGEEVLGFRVTWDKRYITLGPIATVLGLAFRAEDPDGLLGQPGSLGITCALIPTSHPGVNSGRRHWPLNAVFQNGPTTGKDVFIPLEWVIGGREQVGNGWRMLMECLAAGRAISLPSANVGLGKVAVRGTTAYAAMRKQFGLPIGKFEGVQAPLARMAGHLYACDAVRKVSVASLDAGEKPSVISAIAKYHVTERARIIVNDGMDIVAGKGICMGPNNFLARAYQQSPIAITVEGANIMTRCLIIFGQGLIRCHPYVFREMEAARNPDRRQALEAFDSAMFGHVSFVLANTVRAAVHALTGGRLISAPAKTDPALASYYRQANRLSVVLALTSDISMGVLGGALKRKESITGRLGDILSQLYILSCVLKRFEDDGRPQADLPLVHWSAQDALLRAHEALAEVLDNYPSKVAASVLKALTFPFGIPLRKPSDRLLAEVADVVQTPGETRDRLLANSYIPRPEIDKLAYGELGFRLLPQVELIEARLKPAVKQGLIAPMPISATAFTAWRVKARALDLISDDEDTLLGRYVEYADHGIQVDDFPQDFGLLEALQQRKQALEPTTKRRNNQSENASVN; from the coding sequence ATGATTATCTGGTTATTGGTGGGTTTCGCAGCTGCGATTGCCCTGGCGTATCGACAAGCCGCTGCCATCCACTGGTTGGGGGCAGGCCTGATCTGGCTGGCGGCGGGTTACCTGTTCAACGTGGTGGCCGGTTTCGGCATGAGCGTTGCGGCGCTCCTGGTGGTGTTGCCCGCAGCGATGATGACGATCAAACCCCTGCGCCGCACCTTGCTCACCAGCAAGGCCCTGGGCCTGTTTCGTACAATCATGCCGGCTATGTCCGACACCGAACGAGCGGCCATCGAGTCCGGCACCGTGTGGTGGGACGCCGAGCTGTTCAGCGGCAAGCCCAACTGGCAGCGCCTGCTGCAAGCCGCACCGGCCAGCCTGAGCGCTGAAGAGCAAGCCTTCCTCGATAACGAAGTCGAAACCCTGTGCGATATCGCCAACGACTGGGAAACCACCCAGGTCTGGCAGGACATGTCGCCCGAAGGCTGGCAGTACACCAAGGATGCCGGGTTCCTCGGCATGATCATTCCCAAGCAGTACGGCGGCAAAGGCTTCTCCCACTACGCGCACTCGCAGGTGGTGATGAAGCTGTCGACGCGTTGCTCGGCGGCCGCCATTTCGGTGATGGTGCCCAACTCCCTCGGCCCGGCCGAGCTGCTGTTGCATTACGGCACCGATGCCCAGCGCAATTACTACCTGCCGCGCTTGGCGCGGGGTGAAGACATCCCGTGCTTTGCCCTGACCAGCCCGTATGCGGGGTCCGATGCCGGGGCGATTCCCGACTTGGGCATCGTCTGCAAAGGTACCCATGAAGGCGAGGAAGTCCTGGGCTTCCGCGTGACCTGGGACAAGCGCTACATCACCCTGGGCCCGATTGCCACGGTGCTCGGCCTGGCGTTTCGCGCCGAAGACCCGGATGGCTTGCTTGGCCAGCCCGGCTCGCTGGGGATCACCTGTGCGTTGATCCCGACGTCCCATCCGGGGGTAAACAGCGGTCGCCGCCATTGGCCACTCAATGCCGTGTTCCAGAATGGTCCTACCACCGGCAAGGATGTCTTCATCCCACTGGAATGGGTGATCGGTGGCCGCGAGCAAGTCGGTAACGGCTGGCGCATGTTGATGGAGTGCCTGGCAGCCGGCCGGGCGATTTCCCTGCCGTCGGCCAACGTCGGCCTGGGCAAAGTCGCGGTGCGCGGCACCACCGCCTACGCGGCGATGCGCAAGCAGTTTGGCCTGCCCATTGGCAAGTTCGAAGGCGTGCAAGCGCCGCTGGCACGCATGGCCGGGCACCTGTATGCCTGCGATGCGGTGCGCAAGGTCTCGGTGGCGTCCCTGGATGCGGGAGAGAAACCGTCGGTGATCTCGGCGATCGCCAAGTACCACGTCACCGAGCGTGCGCGGATCATCGTCAATGATGGTATGGACATCGTCGCCGGCAAGGGCATCTGCATGGGCCCGAACAACTTCCTGGCCCGTGCCTATCAGCAAAGCCCCATCGCGATTACGGTAGAAGGCGCGAACATCATGACGCGCTGCCTGATCATCTTTGGCCAGGGCCTGATCCGCTGCCATCCCTATGTGTTCCGTGAGATGGAAGCCGCGCGCAACCCGGACCGGCGCCAGGCGCTGGAAGCGTTTGACAGCGCGATGTTCGGCCACGTGAGTTTCGTGCTGGCCAATACCGTCCGCGCAGCGGTGCATGCCCTGACAGGCGGGCGGTTGATTTCTGCCCCGGCCAAGACCGACCCGGCACTGGCGTCCTACTACCGCCAGGCCAATCGCCTGTCGGTGGTGCTCGCGCTGACGTCGGACATCTCCATGGGCGTGCTGGGCGGTGCCCTCAAGCGCAAGGAAAGTATCACCGGGCGCCTGGGCGATATTCTGTCGCAGCTGTACATCCTGTCCTGCGTGCTCAAGCGCTTTGAGGATGACGGCCGGCCCCAGGCAGACCTGCCGCTGGTGCACTGGTCGGCCCAGGACGCGTTGTTGCGCGCCCATGAAGCGTTGGCCGAAGTGCTCGATAACTACCCGTCGAAAGTGGCCGCAAGCGTGCTGAAGGCGTTGACGTTCCCGTTTGGTATCCCGCTGCGCAAACCGTCGGACCGTCTGCTGGCCGAAGTTGCTGATGTGGTGCAGACACCGGGCGAGACCCGCGACCGACTATTGGCCAATTCCTACATACCCCGTCCGGAAATCGACAAGTTGGCCTACGGCGAACTGGGCTTCCGCCTGCTGCCGCAAGTCGAGTTGATCGAGGCCCGACTCAAACCGGCGGTCAAGCAGGGCCTGATCGCGCCGATGCCGATCTCGGCCACGGCCTTCACCGCCTGGCGTGTCAAGGCGCGCGCGCTGGACTTGATCAGCGATGACGAGGACACCTTGCTCGGCCGTTATGTGGAATACGCCGACCACGGCATCCAGGTGGACGACTTCCCCCAGGACTTCGGCTTGCTGGAAGCGTTGCAGCAGCGCAAGCAGGCGTTGGAACCGACGACGAAACGTCGCAACAACCAAAGCGAAAACGCCTCGGTCAATTAG
- a CDS encoding outer membrane protein transport protein, which produces MNNKKQHVQVLLGLALIGGAMATAPVQAGGFSTPTYGAPGWGRAFGGGSLFKNDPSSAYNNPAAMAFVEHNVAQFTVDYARIKIKYKGDASDYAGNPISNTPLDANGFPDVAATTVNNNDGGQGGFTAWLPTGFMVMPLGDRFAFGLSQVVPQGMRSTWDQDSKLRDFAVDTKIETVGLTGSLSFKVNDQFSIGGGVIVQHSKGFVSQNVDLLSAAAVSDSVLGGINFPSDVGSALMRVKVDNISAGWFTGVVWKPTERDTLGLNYHAKIKNKMTGKYNMYADQFSYNLMTQPSPFGGSGTLVNTAYPGLELMPDGAHASVQLDIPATAGLDWVHQFNDRFTLGASVTWTQWSSFKDLTLKSGGNTIVSIPYNYKDTWMYSLGGDYRLTDELTLRAGVALDQTPTRNSTRDPRIPDGDRTFLSLGAGYDVKAIKGLSVDLAYSHQFVQEVKLKTQNVDRLGGASLDGKAESSGDVVSVSATYAF; this is translated from the coding sequence ATGAATAATAAGAAACAACATGTGCAGGTTTTGTTGGGGCTGGCGTTGATTGGCGGGGCAATGGCGACCGCCCCGGTGCAGGCCGGTGGTTTTTCGACACCGACCTACGGCGCGCCAGGTTGGGGGCGGGCATTTGGCGGTGGTTCGCTGTTCAAGAATGACCCCAGCTCGGCATACAACAACCCGGCGGCCATGGCGTTTGTGGAGCACAATGTTGCGCAATTTACCGTCGACTACGCGCGCATCAAGATCAAGTACAAGGGCGATGCCTCTGATTATGCGGGCAACCCCATTTCCAATACGCCATTGGATGCCAATGGTTTTCCCGATGTTGCGGCGACCACGGTCAATAACAACGATGGCGGCCAAGGCGGGTTTACTGCCTGGTTGCCGACCGGTTTCATGGTCATGCCCCTGGGGGATCGCTTCGCATTCGGCTTGAGCCAGGTGGTGCCCCAGGGTATGCGTTCCACTTGGGACCAGGACTCGAAACTGCGCGACTTTGCCGTGGATACCAAGATTGAAACCGTAGGTTTGACCGGGTCCCTGTCGTTCAAAGTGAATGATCAATTCTCCATCGGTGGTGGTGTGATCGTGCAGCACAGTAAGGGATTCGTCAGTCAGAACGTCGACTTGTTATCTGCCGCGGCAGTGTCCGATTCGGTGCTGGGAGGGATCAATTTCCCGTCGGATGTCGGCAGTGCGCTGATGCGTGTCAAAGTTGACAATATCTCGGCTGGCTGGTTTACCGGCGTCGTTTGGAAACCTACCGAGCGCGATACGCTTGGCTTGAATTACCACGCTAAGATCAAGAACAAGATGACCGGCAAATACAACATGTACGCCGATCAGTTTTCCTACAACCTGATGACACAGCCGAGCCCGTTTGGCGGCAGCGGTACATTGGTGAACACCGCTTATCCAGGGTTGGAGCTCATGCCGGACGGCGCGCACGCCAGTGTCCAACTGGATATTCCTGCCACAGCGGGTCTGGACTGGGTACACCAGTTCAACGATCGTTTCACCTTGGGAGCCAGCGTGACGTGGACGCAGTGGTCCTCATTCAAAGACCTGACGCTCAAGTCCGGTGGCAACACGATTGTGTCTATCCCGTATAACTATAAGGACACCTGGATGTACTCCCTCGGTGGTGACTATCGCTTGACCGACGAGCTGACCCTGCGAGCGGGTGTCGCGCTTGATCAGACGCCGACACGCAATTCGACCCGCGACCCGCGGATCCCGGATGGCGACCGTACATTCCTGTCGTTGGGGGCTGGCTATGACGTGAAAGCAATCAAGGGGCTGAGTGTCGACCTGGCCTATTCCCATCAGTTCGTGCAAGAGGTCAAGCTCAAGACTCAAAACGTTGATCGCCTGGGCGGTGCAAGCCTCGATGGCAAGGCGGAGTCGTCGGGTGATGTGGTCAGCGTATCGGCCACTTACGCGTTCTGA
- the praB gene encoding alkane oxidation protein activator PraB yields the protein MKSLKTLVSLSALAVCMGAASMANAYSISPVSTSFTAPGTISVKSPSSFQATVNCGATFTGNVDATGVAKITGVAVTGGGLCALPKITGLPWTLTATGPAAGSVTNVGYTIASSILYPASNCGPSTITVGYSGGVLTAANQTLSGSCTVVSLSVTPSPALTIVP from the coding sequence ATGAAAAGCTTGAAAACCCTCGTATCGTTGTCTGCTTTGGCTGTTTGCATGGGTGCTGCTTCGATGGCGAACGCCTACAGCATCAGTCCTGTAAGCACAAGCTTCACTGCGCCAGGCACCATCTCGGTGAAGTCGCCTTCGTCCTTCCAGGCCACCGTTAACTGTGGTGCCACGTTTACCGGGAATGTCGATGCGACAGGCGTTGCCAAGATCACCGGCGTCGCGGTCACCGGTGGCGGCCTTTGCGCGCTGCCCAAGATCACCGGTCTGCCTTGGACCCTGACTGCCACCGGCCCTGCCGCCGGTTCGGTGACAAACGTCGGCTATACCATCGCCAGCTCGATTCTGTACCCAGCCTCCAATTGCGGCCCTTCGACGATTACCGTGGGCTACAGCGGTGGTGTGCTGACCGCTGCCAACCAGACCCTGAGTGGCAGTTGCACCGTGGTGAGCCTGAGCGTCACCCCAAGCCCTGCGTTGACGATCGTGCCTTGA
- the praA gene encoding alkane oxidation protein activator PraA, which yields MQAPAKFTTHIVLAALGLIAYHQAQAARIEPAGSAFTAQGPISFSKGALISADCTIKVAGKVAADGSSVNVDKVEFDGGLKCSRVEATNLPWILVAKDTKSGSMSKISVDVHAFGLGGKCGPSTADGTWDNATGKLEAANVPIGEDCKIKTVSIKMPPNFKVVE from the coding sequence ATGCAAGCACCTGCCAAGTTCACCACCCACATCGTATTGGCCGCGCTGGGCCTGATCGCCTATCACCAGGCCCAGGCCGCGCGTATCGAGCCGGCCGGTAGCGCCTTTACGGCCCAGGGTCCCATCAGTTTCTCCAAAGGTGCGCTGATCAGCGCCGATTGCACCATCAAGGTGGCCGGCAAGGTCGCAGCCGATGGTTCATCAGTGAACGTGGACAAAGTTGAATTCGACGGTGGCCTCAAGTGCAGCCGGGTCGAAGCCACCAACTTGCCATGGATCTTAGTGGCCAAAGACACCAAGAGCGGCTCCATGTCGAAGATCAGCGTCGATGTGCATGCATTCGGCCTCGGCGGCAAGTGCGGCCCCTCGACCGCCGACGGTACCTGGGATAACGCCACCGGCAAGTTGGAAGCCGCCAATGTCCCGATTGGCGAAGACTGCAAGATCAAGACGGTGTCGATCAAGATGCCGCCGAACTTCAAAGTTGTTGAATAA